The stretch of DNA CAAGGGCGAGAAGAATCGATTGGGTGCGGGTCATGCAAGCTCCGGAAAAACGCGAAGCCTTGGCGTTTAGGCCGAGTGGATCGGTAGGGAAAGGGGTGGTTTGCGCGAAAGAAGAGGGGAAGGAAGAAGATGCGAGGGGGTTACCCCCTCGCGCTCCCATGACGTCTTCCGGCGCAAGGGCAGGGGCGCCCGGTCGTTGTGTGGGAACTCTCCACCTGCGCAACCTGAGGCGCCGCAGGCAGGAAGCCTCGGCGCCTTCTATCGCTTTAAAGCCTGCGGCGCGGCAAACCGGGCACAAGGCCGAACCCGATGCACCACGTAGACACTAAAGGGAGCGCGAGGGCGATGGCCCTCGCATCTTCACTTCTGCCTAAATCCGATCAGGACCCATAGCTGTACCCATCGACATAGCCATAATTCCCGCTGGCCGTGCGCGCGTCATATTTGCTGACGATACCGCCCAGCAGGTGCCCGCCCGAACGCTGCAAGCGATCCAGCGACTGGCGCGCCGCCTTCACCTGCACCGTACCTGCTTCCATCACGAAGATGGTCGCCTGCACCGCCGCCGAGAGCTGCGGCGTATCGGCCAGCGACAGCACCGGCGGCGAATCCAGCACCACCAGATCATAGTCGGCATGCACCTTGGCCAGCATCTCGCCCAGCGCCGAGCCCGCGATCAGATTGGCAGGGTCGGGCGGGATCGGGCCGCTCGGCAGGAAGGACAGGTTCTCGATGGAGGTCGTCACCACCGCCTTCTCGATCTCCAGCTTATGCGCCAGCACCGAGGAGAAGCCGTCGCCGTCATTGTCGATATCGAGCAGCCGATGCAGCGTGGGGCGTCGAAGATCGGCATCGATCAGCAGCACGCGCTTGCCAAGCAGCGCGAAATCGCGGGCCAGCGCATAGCTGCTGGTCGATTTGCCTTCGGAGGGGCGGTTGCTGGTCAGCAGCAGCGAAGCCGGCGTGCCCGAGGCCGAGGACAGTTCGATCGCCGTGCGGATGGCGTGATAGGCCTCGGCAATGTCCGACTTGGGGCTGAGCAGCGTGGCCAGCGGCGCGCCGCTCGGATCGACCGGCACGGCGCCCAGCAGGGGAATGTGCAGGCGGCTCTCCACCTCGCGCGGGTCGGTGATCGTGTCGGAGACGCGGGCGCGCAGCAGCACCGCCAGACCCGCCGCCACCACGGCCAGCGCCATCGCCGCCGCCAGATTGACGATCTTGCGCGGCGAGGTCGGCTTGCGCGGCGCCTCGGCGATATCGACCTGGGCGATGTTGTTGACGGCCACGCCCGAGGCGGCGCTGACCTCCTTGTAGCGCTGCAGCAGGCTGTCATAGAGCTGGCGGTTGGTGTCCACCTCGCGCTTGAGGATGTTGTAGCGCACGCTGCGGTCCTGCTCGGAGAGCGTGTCGCCCTTCAGCCCGCGCACCGCGGCCTGAATCGCATCGTCCTGACGCACCGCGACCAGATACTGGTTCTTGATCGAGCCACGGATCGATTCGGCCAGGATGCGCGCTTCCTTGTCCAGTTCCTCCAGCTCGGTGTTGGCCTGAACCACCGAGGGGTGCTCGGGCTTGAGATGGGCGCGCAGCTCTTCCAGCTTGGAGGAGAGCTGGGCGCGGTTCTGCAGCAATTGCTGCACCGCGCTGTTGCTCAGCACTTCT from Novosphingobium sp. encodes:
- a CDS encoding polysaccharide biosynthesis tyrosine autokinase; the encoded protein is MNAQQAVQTVQGDQPIQQADPHGVNTPEHDADILDFEALKHAFLLNRRLVALILVLGLALGIASIVMMPRIYTARASVQIDQQTRKVLATEDNDPAASAADADRFLQTQVDVLGSRSMAKRVSDVLGLAASDNFMQRTTGHAPGNLAVGEREDLVIDTLQKSLQVDLPHNSRVVGVMFKSRDPVLAAQIANTFVAEFIKGNIQRKFSASSYSLDFLNTQLGMAKSRLEDSERTLITYSRTAGLIDASAGAVPVGQPQGPQSLVTANLVELNQRSGVAKAERLQAEERWRQASSTPLMQLPEVLSNSAVQQLLQNRAQLSSKLEELRAHLKPEHPSVVQANTELEELDKEARILAESIRGSIKNQYLVAVRQDDAIQAAVRGLKGDTLSEQDRSVRYNILKREVDTNRQLYDSLLQRYKEVSAASGVAVNNIAQVDIAEAPRKPTSPRKIVNLAAAMALAVVAAGLAVLLRARVSDTITDPREVESRLHIPLLGAVPVDPSGAPLATLLSPKSDIAEAYHAIRTAIELSSASGTPASLLLTSNRPSEGKSTSSYALARDFALLGKRVLLIDADLRRPTLHRLLDIDNDGDGFSSVLAHKLEIEKAVVTTSIENLSFLPSGPIPPDPANLIAGSALGEMLAKVHADYDLVVLDSPPVLSLADTPQLSAAVQATIFVMEAGTVQVKAARQSLDRLQRSGGHLLGGIVSKYDARTASGNYGYVDGYSYGS